In one Sporomusa sphaeroides DSM 2875 genomic region, the following are encoded:
- a CDS encoding helix-turn-helix domain-containing protein, translating to MRKEHVEYIKDLPINIALATIIEYPIHWKDCIQIVFVLKGTIEVSIDNETFPLEEKELEIINANEVYSIRSQDPANIVLILSIDPGFFEKYYTDAREVFFYTNSAAEENAQEEEKYYELRKYISILLYEAVAKIDDYEDKIEEYLLKMMYHLLNHFHYLFYEGEGLEDDDEQLERYHRIVKYLSNNYMNKVSLQELAHKEYLSSQYLSYKIKNTLGYGFNEYLNQIRVEESTKLLLSTDKNISEISEDVGFSHVRYYNKHFKIHYNCTPMQYRKKYKVSDKELENMAQLTYFDSNAAIPYLTHYLEDYDRYNYDNRIIKIDIDLDRECIDEYKQPDLIDLGDSYLLLEEENRRILEEIQREIKFSHGLVNGLFSEDMDIFRDTNHKFINWTRVETILDFLKTLDLIPIINTEEVEQYIIDDFIHYFSNIYEEDDIEEWLNAKAEDFKPYFPPNRLSAMQDTILMVPYILYNYIHLKNRVVLHMTDEISKDIILCNDTFFGGAGIFTSNCLKKPSYYAYMLLSLLGDEVIAKGDGYIVTKSEYGYQIMLFNPTEIAEDVLYGNKPADKMKERKVSLNILNMKHDFQVTKYTLDRSFGSVYDKWLALNKPERLDNDNWELLKEYVHPDISFYYGKNSIVYHTVATIKPYGAVLFLLNNVLN from the coding sequence ATGAGAAAAGAACATGTTGAATATATCAAAGATCTACCAATAAACATTGCCCTGGCTACTATTATAGAATACCCAATACACTGGAAAGATTGCATTCAAATCGTATTTGTCTTAAAAGGCACCATTGAGGTAAGCATCGACAATGAAACCTTCCCCTTAGAGGAAAAAGAACTGGAGATAATAAACGCAAATGAAGTCTACAGTATTCGCTCGCAGGACCCGGCTAATATAGTTTTGATCCTCAGTATCGATCCCGGTTTCTTCGAAAAATATTATACAGATGCCAGAGAAGTATTCTTTTATACGAATTCCGCCGCCGAAGAAAATGCTCAGGAAGAGGAAAAATACTATGAACTAAGAAAATACATTTCCATATTGTTGTATGAAGCCGTAGCTAAAATCGACGACTATGAAGATAAGATAGAAGAATATCTCCTGAAAATGATGTACCATCTGCTAAATCATTTTCATTATCTTTTCTATGAGGGAGAAGGTTTGGAAGATGATGATGAGCAGTTGGAGCGCTATCACCGGATCGTTAAATACCTGAGCAATAACTATATGAACAAAGTCAGCTTACAGGAGCTTGCACATAAAGAATATCTTAGCTCACAGTATTTATCCTATAAAATAAAAAATACATTAGGCTATGGCTTTAATGAGTACTTAAATCAAATTAGAGTAGAGGAATCGACAAAACTATTGTTGAGTACTGATAAAAATATCTCTGAAATATCCGAAGATGTAGGCTTTTCTCATGTCAGATATTATAACAAGCATTTTAAAATTCATTATAACTGCACACCTATGCAATATCGCAAAAAGTATAAGGTTAGCGACAAAGAGCTGGAAAATATGGCTCAGCTTACCTACTTTGACAGCAATGCGGCAATCCCCTATCTTACTCATTATCTGGAAGACTATGATAGATATAATTATGATAATCGGATCATTAAAATTGATATCGATCTTGACAGGGAATGCATTGATGAATATAAACAACCGGATTTAATCGACCTTGGAGACAGTTATTTGCTTTTAGAAGAAGAAAATAGACGGATTCTCGAAGAAATTCAAAGAGAAATCAAGTTTAGCCACGGTCTGGTGAATGGCCTTTTCTCTGAAGATATGGATATTTTCAGAGATACAAACCATAAATTTATCAACTGGACCCGGGTGGAAACCATCTTGGATTTCTTGAAAACATTAGACCTCATCCCGATAATCAATACAGAAGAAGTTGAACAATATATCATTGATGACTTTATCCATTATTTTTCCAACATTTACGAGGAAGATGACATTGAAGAGTGGCTGAACGCAAAGGCTGAGGATTTTAAACCATATTTCCCGCCAAACAGACTCAGTGCCATGCAGGATACTATCTTAATGGTGCCTTATATTTTATATAACTACATTCATTTAAAAAACAGAGTGGTTTTACATATGACAGATGAAATATCCAAAGATATCATTCTGTGCAATGATACCTTCTTTGGCGGCGCCGGCATATTTACCTCCAACTGTTTAAAGAAACCCTCCTACTACGCCTATATGCTGTTATCCCTGTTGGGAGACGAGGTAATTGCCAAAGGCGATGGTTATATTGTCACCAAATCCGAATATGGATACCAGATAATGCTTTTTAATCCGACAGAAATAGCTGAGGATGTACTATATGGAAACAAGCCTGCAGATAAAATGAAAGAACGAAAAGTATCATTAAATATTCTAAATATGAAACATGATTTTCAAGTGACTAAATATACCCTGGACAGGAGCTTCGGCTCAGTTTATGATAAATGGCTGGCGCTAAACAAGCCGGAAAGGCTGGATAATGACAATTGGGAGTTATTAAAGGAGTATGTACATCCTGATATATCTTTCTATTATGGAAAAAATTCTATAGTATACCATACGGTTGCCACCATCAAACCCTATGGGGCGGTACTTTTTCTCCTAAATAATGTACTGAATTGA